The Eleginops maclovinus isolate JMC-PN-2008 ecotype Puerto Natales chromosome 3, JC_Emac_rtc_rv5, whole genome shotgun sequence genome includes a region encoding these proteins:
- the trmt11 gene encoding tRNA (guanine(10)-N2)-methyltransferase homolog → MATSTRQSCLKYLLHLAQDNLDFRLPEIKALLALRGKPFHSSGNFIEKCPFWCMDGLSEEDVRGVMARSVCAKSAFELWGHGQTHSELKTSLLKYPTENMSPFMHKDSTYRINVYTFNKTLEFEDRIKRIDAMDYLPFEGAVNLKSPQHIFCLLEDYGTDPNDIPEHPNYIYFGRWIADGQRELIRSHSVKNRHFIGNTSMDAGLSFIMANHAKVNKNDLVFDPFVGTGSLLVACSHFRAYVCGTDIDYNTIHGRGRSSRKNKTWRGPDENIRANLRQYGTEDMYIDVMVSDASKHVWREAALFDAIITDPPYGIRESTRRTGSHKDITKPQDAIYEDSHVPVSQAYHLSDIFTDLLNFSAHHLVLGGRLVYWLPVYRPEYCVEMVPLNPCLRIISNCEQTLSSHTSRRLITMEKIKNPEELDSLAYLADPRFSPYQGHNAFREKYFSGVNKRCGKEDNKSAVNGE, encoded by the exons ATGGCGACCTCCACCCGTCAATCATGCCTCAAGTATTTGTTACATCTTGCCCAAGATAATCTGGACTTCAGGTTGCCG GAGATCAAGGCCTTGCTGGCTCTCAGAGGAAAGCCGTTCCATTCTAGTGGAAACTTCATAGAGAAG TGTCCTTTCTGGTGTATGGATGGGTTGTCTGAGGAGGATGTCCGCGGCGTCATGGCCAGATCTGTTTGTGCAAA GTCCGCCTTTGAACTTTGGGGCCACGGACAAACGCACAGTGAGCTCAAAACATCCCTCTTGAAGTACCCAACAGAGAACATG TCACCATTCATGCACAAAGACTCAACTTACAGAATCAATGTATACACTTTCAACAAGACTCTGGAGTTTGAAGACAGAATCAAAAGGATTGAT GCCATGGACTATCTTCCATTTGAAGGAGCAGTGAACCTGAAGAGCCCTCAGCACATCTTCTGTTTGTTGGAAGATTATGGCACAGACCCCAATGACATCCCTGAGCATCCTAACTACATCTATTTCGGTCGATGG ATAGCGGATGGACAGCGGGAATTGATTCGCTCCCACAGTGTGAAGAACAGACACTTCATAGGGAACACCAGTATGGATGCTGGTCTATCATTCATCATGGCCAACCACGCCAAAGTCAATAAGAATGACCTTGTCTTTGACCCGTTTGTTGGCACAG GGAGCCTGTTGGTCGCATGTTCTCATTTTAGAGCCTATGTCTGTGGAACAGATATAGATTACAACACTATTCATGGTAGAG GTCGGTCAAGCCGTAAAAACAAGACGTGGCGAGGACCTGACGAGAACATCAGAGCCAACCTGCGGCAGTATGGAACAGAGGACATGTATATCGATGTCATGGTGTCTGATGCATCCAAGCATGTGTGGAGGGAGGCGGCTCTTTTTGATGCAATCATCACCGATC CTCCGTATGGTATCCGTGAGTCAACAAGGAGAACGGGCTCCCACAAAGACATTACCAAACCCCAAGATGCCAT CTATGAAGACTCTCACGTCCCTGTCTCACAGGCGTACCACTTGAGTGACATCTTCACAGATCTGTTGAACTTTTCTGCCCACCACCTGGTTTTGGGTGGGAGGCTGGTCTATTGGTTGCCTGTCTACAGACCAGA GTACTGTGTTGAGATGGTGCCTCTTAACCCGTGTCTCCGGATCATCAGCAACTGTGAGCAGACGCTCTCCAGCCACACCTCACGCCGCCTGATCACCATGGAGAAAATCAAGAACCCTGAG GAACTTGACAGCCTGGCTTATCTAGCAGACCCACGCTTCAGCCCTTACCAGGGACACAACGCCTTCAGAGAGAAGTATTTCAGCGGAGTAAACAAGAGGTGTGGCAAGGAGGACAACAAATCTGCTGTCAATGGAGAGTGA
- the si:dkey-29b11.3 gene encoding actin-binding Rho-activating protein-like, translating to MGTTSQGTTIIETEDDVPDSTQFCDEAAMCIVSVKGLKENWQKWSDEHQEYQKHNPFSHGTRPSVVAPQRRQDDYGKPLHGSMTEKRGKDAHTHISREVEELCEVIRIIGEPAVKNGDGGGGDGRVVTVEFKKLFEHYVNISNKLVGVLLRARKQRLINFEGEMLWQGKDDHAVITLFR from the coding sequence ATGGGGACGACCAGCCAGGGCACCACCATCATAGAAACTGAAGATGATGTCCCCGATTCCACTCAGTTTTGCGATGAAGCTGCAATGTGCATTGTTTCTGTCAAAGGCTTAAAGGAGAACTGGCAAAAGTGGTCGGATGAGCACCAGGAGTATCAGAAGCACAACCCCTTCAGTCACGGCACCAGGCCCAGTGTGGTGGCCCCTCAGAGACGCCAGGATGACTACGGGAAACCTCTGCATGGCTCAATGACGGAGAAGCGGGGGAAGgatgctcacacacatataAGCAGAGAAGTTGAAGAGCTGTGTGAGGTGATCAGGATCATTGGGGAGCCAGCAGTCAAAAATGGGGATGGAGGAGGCGGCGATGGAAGGGTGGTGACCGTAGAATTTAAGAAATTGTTTGAGCATTATGTGAACATCTCTAATAAACTGGTGGGGGTTCTTCTACGAGCAAGGAAGCAGAGGCTGATTAACTTTGAGGGGGAGATGCTTTGGCAGGGGAAGGATGACCATGCAGTTATTACTCTGTTCAGGTGA
- the hint3 gene encoding histidine triad nucleotide-binding protein 3 translates to MAEIEAAQAAQVDVAKTSNGPAEGYEKKCIFCKIVNKEMDTELLHCDGEISCFRDIKPGAPHHYLIVPTKHVGNCKSLSKEQVPLVKRMVETGKEILQKNNITDLSDVRFGFHWPPFCSVTHLHLHVLAPASQMGFMSRLFYRLNSYWFITADQLIELLNSKGDTN, encoded by the exons ATGGCAGAAATCGAGGCAGCACAAGCAGCTCAGGTTGACGTTGCCAAAACTAGCAACGGGCCAGCTGAAGGATATgagaagaaatgtattttctgcaaGATTGTAAACAAGGAAATGGATACGGAGCTTCTTCATTGT GATGGAGAAATCTCCTGTTTCAGAGACATCAAACCTGGAGCTCCCCACCATTACCTGATCGTACCAACCAAACACGTAGGAAACTGTAAATCACTCAGCAAAGAACAAGTGCCTTTGG TGAAGCGCATGGTCGAGACAGGGAAGGAGATCCtccagaaaaacaacataacagACCTCAGTGATGTCAG GTTTGGTTTCCACTGGCCCCCGTTCTGTTCAGTCACACACCTACACCTTCATGTCCTGGCTCCTGCCAGTCAGATGGGCTTCATGTCCCGCCTCTTCTACAGACTCAACTCCTATTGGTTTATCACA GCAGACCAGCTGATTGAGCTTCTCAACTCCAAAGGAGACACAAACTGA
- the LOC134862371 gene encoding nuclear receptor coactivator 7, whose product MWICRAQSLKEKHETMKLLPDNIKVLYFASGCVDPYVEIITVKDPKQHLSLCSSGYLEEPDYQEEVEDALPVLSDDSQLFEDHHLERLTAQMPVRTQGYPLQLVYSTAIHGSSLKTLYRNMAGLESPVLLVIKDTHQKVFGAFSSDPFKVSKYCYGTGETFLFSFNPDFQAYKWSGENSYFVGGNLESLQIGGGGGGFGLWLDADLYHGSSFSCPTFNNASLSTQEDFIVQDLEIWTVQR is encoded by the exons ATGTGGATTTGCAGAGCACAGAGCTTGAAAGAGAAACACGAAACTATGAAGCTGCTGCCAGATAATATCAAGGTGCTTTATTTTGCCAGTGGCTGTGTGGACCCATATGTTGAG ATTATCACAGTAAAGGACCCCAAGCAGCACCTGAGTCTTTGCAGCTCAGGGTACTTGGAGGAGCCCGATTACCAGGAGGAAGTCGAAGATGCTCTTCCTGTCCTGAGCGACGACAGCCAGCTGTTTGAAGACCACCACCTGGAGAGA CTTACTGCTCAGATGCCAGTGAGGACCCAGGGATATCCCTTGCAGCTGGTCTACAGCACGGCCATCCACGGGAGCAGCCTAAAGACTCTGTACAGGAATATGGCGGGTCTGGAAAGCCCTGTGCTTCTGGTCATCAAAGACACACACCAAAAG GTGTTTGGGGCTTTTTCTTCCGATCCGTTTAAAGTCAGTAAATACTGCTACGGCACGGGAGAAACCTTCCTGTTCAGCTTCAATCCTGACTTCCAG GCATACAAATGGAGCGGGGAGAACTCCTACTTTGTGGGTGGCAACTTGGAATCTCTGCAGATTGGCGGAGGAGG GGGTGGATTTGGCCTGTGGCTGGATGCTGACTTGTACCATGGCTCAAGCTTCTCCTGTCCCACCTTCAACAACGCGTCTCTCTCCACTCAGGAAGACTTTATCGTACAAGACCTCGAAATCTGGACTGTGCAGAGATGA